The Pleurodeles waltl isolate 20211129_DDA chromosome 6, aPleWal1.hap1.20221129, whole genome shotgun sequence genome has a segment encoding these proteins:
- the RPS18 gene encoding small ribosomal subunit protein uS13 encodes MSLVIPEKFQHILRVLNTNIDGRRKIAFAITAIKGVGRRYAHVVLRKADIDLSKRAGELTEDEVERVITIMQNPRQYKIPDWFLNRQKDIKDGKYSQVLANGLDNKLREDLERLKKIRAHRGLRHFWGLRVRGQHTKTTGRRGRTVGVSKKK; translated from the exons TCTCTGGTAATTCCCGAAAAGTTCCAGCACATTTTGCGTGTTCTTAACACCAACATTGATGGGCGCAGGAAGATAGCGTTCGCTATCACAGCTATCAAG GGTGTTGGGAGGCGCTATGCACACGTAGTACTGAGGAAGGCTGATATCGACTTGAGCAAGAGGGCCGGAGAGCTCACAGAGGATGAG GTGGAGCGGGTTATCACCATCATGCAGAATCCCCGCCAGTACAAGATTCCCGATTGGTTCCTGAACAGACAGAAGGACATCAAGGATGGGAAGTACAGCCAG GTCCTGGCCAACGGCCTCGATAACAAACTCCGTGAGGATCTGGAGCGGCTGAAGAAGATCCGCGCGCACCGGGGGCTGCGCCACTTCTGGGG CCTGCGGGTGCGAGGCCAGCACACAAAGACCACCGGAAGGAGAGGCCGCACCGTCGGTGTGTCCAAGAAGAAATAA